In the genome of Podarcis raffonei isolate rPodRaf1 chromosome 17, rPodRaf1.pri, whole genome shotgun sequence, one region contains:
- the ATP6AP1 gene encoding V-type proton ATPase subunit S1 yields the protein MAVREAAGLLLLLGLVSAQTGQVPLVAWSSRSSLWSPVAVPHEGHVVTETQLAALLDSALDGGPHNVLLFLQEKLSVEDFTAYGGVFGNKPDSAFPNLENALGAAPSSLVLPSVDWFAASAVPAFLKAKLGISPLHVDQNTLQELRLNASLPALLLIRLPYATGSSLMAPKEVLTSNDEILGQVLSALQSEDIPYTAILTALRPSRVVRDISDMVPERLGRQLLQKETAAAPLRFPVTGTPQILFWASNFSVAFNGTTWHDLTNLTFGEQRSVNVDESKWTPNASELVLKYSNVGGFPLKITFRMTNMLYPVSARYWFTLHNVELVRPQNPPALFNATQIVAPSDYSFACTYVTSHPTASEAMLIPNNSFASQWKVLMVNFQIQSYNVTGERFSYASDCAGFFSHGIWMGLLTSLLLVAIFTYGLHMVMSLKTMDRFDDPKGPTISVPQTE from the exons ATGGCGGTGCGGGAGGCGGCCGGGCTTCTTCTTCTGCTGGGTCTGGTGTCCGCGCAAACAGGGCAGGTGCCCTTGGTGGCTTGGTCCAGCCGCAG CTCCTTATGGTCTCCCGTGGCAGTACCACATGAGGGCCATGTGGTAACAGAAACTCAGCTTGCAGCTTTACTGGACTCTGCACTAGACGGTGGACCTCACAACGTGCTGCTCTTCCTTCAGGAGAAA CTCAGTGTTGAGGATTTCACAGCCTATGGAGGGGTTTTTGGAAACAAGCCAGACAGTGCCTTCCCCAATCTGGAG AATGCGCTTGGTGCTGCTCCGTCGTCCTTGGTGCTTCCATCTGTGGATTGGTTTGCAGCCAGTGCTGTCCCCGCCTTCTTGAAGGCCAAGCTGGGCATATCTCCTCTTCACGTCGATCAGAACACCCTGCAGGAGCTGCGGCTCAACGCCAGCCTGCCAGCCCTGCTGTTGATACGTCTGCCATATGCCACGGG CTCTAGTCTCATGGCCCCAAAGGAAGTTCTAACCAGCAATG ATGAAATCCTTGGACAAGTTTTGAGTGCTCTTCAGTCAGAGGACATCCCCTACACGGCCATCCTGACTGCTTTGCGGCCCTCACGG GTTGTTCGAGATATCTCTGATATGGTTCCTGAGAGGCTGGGTCggcagctgctccagaaggaaaCTGCGGCTGCACCGCTTCGGTTCCCTGTCACTGGGACCCCACAGATACTCTTCTGGGCCAGCAACTTCTCCGTGGCTTTTAATGGCACAACATGGCATGATCTTACTAACCTCACATTTGGAGAGCAACGCTCTGTCAATGTGGACGAGTCCAAGTGGACGCCTAATGCTTCTGA GTTGGTACTGAAATACTCAAATGTGGGTGGGTTTCCATTGAAAATCAC GTTCCGCATGACGAACATGCTGTACCCAGTTTCTGCACGGTACTGGTTTACCCTCCACAATGTGGAGCTGGTCAGGCCTCAGAACCCCCCAGCACTCTTCAATGCCACCCAGATTGTGGCACCCAGTGATTATTCTTTTGCCTGCACCTATGTGACCAGTCATCCAACAGCCTCGGAAGCCATGTTAATACCTAACAACAGTTTTGCTAGCCAGTGGAAGGTGCTCATGGTGAATTTTCAG ATCCAGAGCTATAATGTGACAGGTGAAAGATTTTCTTATGCCAGTGACTGTGCCGGCTTCTTCTCTCATGGAATCTGGATGGGGTTGCTGACCTCCCTGCTTCTTGTTGCCATTTTCACCTATGGCCTCCACATGGTCATGAGTCTCAAGACTATGGACCGTTTTGATGACCCCAAGGGACCTACCATATCTGTGCCCCAGACGGAGTAG
- the GDI1 gene encoding rab GDP dissociation inhibitor alpha codes for MDEAYDVIVLGTGLTECILSGIMSVNGKKVLHMDRNPYYGGESSSITPLEELYKRFEIGDGPPESMGRGRDWNVDLIPKFLMANGQLVKMLLYTEVTRYLDFKVVEGSFVYKAGKIYKVPSTETEALASNLMGMFEKRRFRKFLVFVANFDENDSKTLEGVDPHGTTMREVYRRFDLGQDVIDFTGHALALYRTDDYLDQPCLETINRIKLYSESLARYGKSPYLYPLYGLGELPQGFARLSAIYGGTYMLNKPVDEIVMEGGKVIGVKSEGEVARCKQLICDPSYVPDRVRPAGKVVRVICILSHPIRGTNDSNSCQIIIPQNQVGRKSDIYVCLISSAHNVAAQGKYIAIASTTVETDSPENEVQPALELLEPVDQKFVAISDIYEPTDDGTESQVFCSRSYDATTHFETTCDDIKDIYRRMAGAPFDFESMKRRQNDVFGEDEQ; via the exons ATGGACGAGGCCTACGACGTGATCGTGCTGGGCACCGGCCTGACC GAATGTATCCTTTCTGGCATCATGTCTGTGAACGGCAAGAAGGTCCTGCACATGGACCGGAATCCGTACTACGGGGGCGAGAGCTCATCAATCACCCCCCTGGAAGAG CTCTACAAGCGCTTTGAGATTGGTGATGGCCCCCCTGAATCTATGGGGCGTGGCCGGGACTGGAATGTTGACCTTATCCCCAAATTCCTCATGGCCAATG GCCAGCTGGTGAAAATGCTGCTGTATACGGAAGTGACACGCTATCTAGACTTCAAAGTGGTGGAGGGCAGTTTTGTCTACAAGGCAGGAAAGATCTACAAAGTGCCGTCGACCGAGACAGAGGCTCTGGCATCCA ATCTCATGGGCATGTTTGAGAAGCGGCGCTTCCGTAAGTTCCTGGTGTTTGTGGCAAACTTTGATGAGAACGACTCGAAGACATTGGAAGGGGTGGATCCTCACGGCACCACAATGCGTGAGGTCTATCGACGTTTTGACCTGGGCCAGGATGTCATTGACTTCACAGGTCATGCGCTGGCACTCTACCGCACCGATGA CTACTTGgatcagccctgcttggagaccATCAATCGCATCAAACTGTACAGTGAATCCCTGGCCCGCTATGGGAAGAGTCCCTATCTCTACCCACTTTATGGTCTGGGTGAACTACCCCAGGGCTTTGCCAG GCTCAGCGCCATCTATGGTGGCACCTACATGCTCAACAAGCCAGTGGATGAGATTGTCATGGAAGGTGGCAAGGTCATCGGGGTCAAATCTGAAGGCGAG GTGGCACGCTGCAAGCAGTTGATCTGCGACCCCAGCTATGTGCCAGATCGGGTGCGCCCTGCAGGGAAGGTGGTGCGTGTCATCTGCATCCTGAGCCACCCTATCCGTGGCACCAATGACTCTAACTCCTGTCAAATCATCATCCCCCAGAACCAAGTGGGGCGCAAATCTG ATATCTATGTCTGCCTGATCTCCTCCGCCCACAATGTGGCTGCGCAGGGCAAGTACATTGCGATTGCCAGCACTACTGTGGAGACGGACTCTCCTGAGAATGAAGTGCAGCCAGCCCTGGAACTTCTTGAGCCTGTCGACCAAAA GTTTGTGGCCATCAGTGACATATATGAGCCTACCGATGATGGAACTGAAAGTCAG GTATTCTGCTCACGGTCATATGATGCCACTACCCACTTTGAGACAACATGCGACGACATCAAAGACATTTACCGGCGCATGGCAGGGGCTCCCTTTGACTTTGAGAGCATGAAACGGCGCCAGAATGATGTGTTCGGCGAGGATGAGCAGTGA